The following proteins are co-located in the Planococcus plakortidis genome:
- a CDS encoding nucleoside deaminase yields MITETDLHYLKRCVELAEQALEKGDEPFGSVLVSAQGEVLFEDHNHVASGDHTQHPEFAIARWAAEHLASGERATATVYTSGEHCPMCAAAHGWVGLGRIVYASSSKQLGEWMKELGAEPSPVRNLSIAEILNDPDVDGPVPELAEQVHELHRRLYEAKQ; encoded by the coding sequence ATGATTACTGAAACCGATCTACACTATTTGAAGCGCTGCGTCGAACTCGCCGAGCAGGCGCTGGAAAAAGGCGACGAGCCGTTTGGTTCGGTTCTTGTGTCGGCACAGGGGGAGGTGCTGTTCGAGGACCATAACCACGTGGCATCAGGCGACCATACGCAGCATCCGGAATTCGCGATCGCGCGCTGGGCGGCGGAACATCTGGCATCGGGTGAACGGGCGACAGCGACTGTCTATACGTCCGGCGAGCATTGCCCGATGTGCGCGGCGGCGCATGGCTGGGTCGGGCTCGGCCGCATCGTCTATGCCAGTTCGTCAAAGCAATTGGGCGAATGGATGAAAGAGCTCGGCGCCGAGCCTTCACCTGTCCGCAATCTGTCCATCGCGGAAATCCTGAACGACCCGGACGTCGACGGGCCGGTGCCGGAACTTGCAGAACAGGTGCATGAGCTTCACCGGCGCTTGTACGAAGCGAAGCAATAG
- a CDS encoding response regulator — protein MIKVMIVEDDPMVAALNRQFVERMEGFTVIGAAENAQQAIAILAESDIDLVLLDIHMPGLTGIEFLQMLREQQQDLDVILITAASEIQQIQHALRLGASDYLIKPFEFSRFQEALLQYQSNFHKLHANKQISQQEIDSLLGRKQPSVSPSTTVQSLPKGLTKATLQTIQQVILSNEAVVFSTDELAQSAQISRVSVRKYLKFLSAIGYLQEDLTYGVGRPIYQYRLAPENANRLDPYL, from the coding sequence ATGATTAAAGTAATGATAGTAGAAGATGATCCAATGGTCGCCGCCTTAAACCGGCAATTCGTCGAGCGGATGGAAGGTTTCACGGTGATCGGCGCCGCCGAAAACGCCCAACAGGCCATCGCGATCCTGGCGGAGTCGGACATCGATTTGGTATTGCTCGACATCCACATGCCCGGGCTGACCGGCATCGAATTTTTGCAGATGCTCCGTGAACAACAGCAGGACCTCGATGTCATCCTGATCACGGCGGCCTCTGAAATCCAGCAAATCCAGCACGCCTTAAGGCTCGGGGCATCCGATTATTTGATCAAGCCGTTCGAGTTCAGCCGTTTCCAGGAAGCGTTGCTGCAATACCAAAGCAATTTCCATAAGCTGCACGCCAATAAACAAATCAGCCAGCAGGAAATCGACAGCCTGCTTGGTAGAAAACAGCCATCCGTTAGTCCGTCAACGACGGTGCAATCATTGCCAAAAGGGCTGACGAAAGCGACGCTGCAGACCATCCAGCAAGTGATCCTGTCGAACGAAGCTGTAGTGTTTTCAACAGATGAACTGGCGCAGTCGGCACAAATTTCCCGGGTCTCCGTCCGGAAATACTTGAAATTCCTCAGCGCCATCGGCTATTTGCAGGAAGACTTGACCTACGGCGTCGGCCGGCCCATCTATCAATACCGTTTAGCCCCGGAAAACGCTAATCGTCTCGATCCTTATCTTTGA
- a CDS encoding amino acid ABC transporter ATP-binding protein — translation MIKLENLHKYYDRQHVLKGIDLSVEKGEVVAVLGPSGSGKSTLLRCINFLEEPTSGIVEIGGKRVDAAAAKKKEIFALRTATGMVFQQYNLFKNLTVLQNVSVGLTSVKRMKKDAADKKGIEMLEQVGLSNKLSHYPAQLSGGQQQRVGIARALALDPEVLLFDEPTSSLDPELVDEVLATIRRVADTGKTMFIVTHELSFAREISDRVIFMEDGVIIEQGTAEQIFTKPAVERTRQFLGKAVQG, via the coding sequence ATGATCAAATTGGAGAACTTGCATAAATATTACGACCGCCAGCATGTTTTGAAAGGGATTGATTTAAGCGTCGAGAAAGGTGAAGTGGTGGCGGTTCTCGGGCCAAGCGGTTCCGGGAAATCGACGCTGTTGCGCTGCATCAATTTTTTAGAAGAGCCAACGAGCGGCATCGTGGAAATCGGCGGCAAGCGGGTGGATGCGGCGGCCGCTAAGAAAAAAGAAATCTTCGCGCTCCGGACCGCCACAGGTATGGTGTTTCAGCAATATAATTTGTTCAAGAATCTGACGGTGCTGCAAAATGTCTCCGTCGGGTTGACGAGCGTCAAGCGGATGAAAAAAGACGCCGCTGACAAAAAAGGCATCGAGATGCTCGAGCAGGTCGGCTTATCGAATAAACTGAGCCATTACCCTGCGCAATTGTCCGGCGGCCAGCAGCAGCGCGTCGGCATCGCCCGTGCGCTCGCTTTGGACCCGGAAGTGCTATTATTCGACGAACCGACGTCTTCTCTGGACCCGGAACTGGTCGATGAAGTATTGGCCACCATCCGCCGCGTCGCGGACACCGGCAAAACAATGTTCATCGTAACCCATGAATTGAGTTTCGCGCGGGAAATTTCAGACCGCGTCATCTTTATGGAAGACGGCGTCATTATCGAGCAAGGCACGGCTGAGCAAATTTTCACCAAGCCCGCCGTCGAAAGAACGAGGCAATTTTTAGGGAAAGCCGTCCAAGGCTGA
- a CDS encoding DUF4317 domain-containing protein — MNKKDIAEIRKQFKLETDLLKIAEIYNVYIKQDTSEIFHEESRSFSLLDREQQELFLANFKKVLAGKLDIKLFEVKFQRPEEGQVDHTQTLLYEGLHADDAEGWKDNMQRVALKMVEETPYEKDMVITFIRGTYFKTTKREVDETETALRDEVYTTPFVLGSMNQTELPKSSLVFDFIEKEFKSNIMADPVIKLSSPVGGFLFPSFTNNAADVNRILYSAAKANKPDFQFIENVLNGDEITTAEDDKVVFEEIVKQVIGDEVNSRTLAGVYDEINSLLEVEAEDEDEPAPMLDSKEVERVLKASGIKDISTEKVEQAFQQVTDDRQYEMKASHIVPKYGSKSIKINTKVAEIKIGPEDLRYVKQVNYNGRRCILIEVEEDTVVEGFKLLAEEELE, encoded by the coding sequence ATGAACAAAAAAGACATTGCCGAGATCCGCAAGCAGTTCAAGCTGGAGACGGATTTACTGAAAATCGCCGAGATTTACAATGTATATATCAAACAGGACACAAGCGAGATCTTCCACGAGGAAAGCCGCTCGTTTTCCTTGCTCGACCGGGAGCAGCAAGAGCTGTTCTTGGCCAATTTTAAGAAAGTGCTCGCGGGCAAGCTCGACATCAAGCTGTTCGAAGTGAAGTTCCAGCGCCCCGAAGAAGGGCAGGTGGACCATACGCAGACGTTGCTCTACGAAGGGCTACATGCGGACGATGCGGAAGGCTGGAAAGACAATATGCAGCGCGTCGCCTTGAAGATGGTCGAAGAGACGCCATACGAGAAAGACATGGTCATCACGTTCATCCGCGGCACGTATTTCAAGACGACGAAACGCGAGGTGGACGAGACGGAAACTGCGCTGCGCGACGAAGTATACACGACGCCGTTCGTCCTCGGCAGCATGAACCAGACCGAACTGCCGAAATCGTCGCTGGTGTTTGATTTCATCGAAAAGGAATTCAAGTCGAACATCATGGCGGACCCGGTCATCAAGCTGTCGTCTCCCGTCGGCGGGTTCCTGTTCCCGAGCTTCACGAACAACGCCGCAGACGTCAACCGTATCCTGTATTCCGCAGCAAAAGCCAATAAGCCCGATTTCCAGTTTATCGAAAATGTGTTGAATGGCGACGAAATTACCACCGCAGAAGACGATAAAGTGGTCTTTGAAGAAATCGTCAAGCAGGTGATCGGCGATGAAGTCAATTCGAGAACGCTTGCGGGCGTCTACGACGAAATCAACAGCCTGCTCGAAGTGGAAGCGGAAGACGAAGACGAGCCGGCACCGATGCTCGACTCCAAGGAAGTCGAACGTGTCCTGAAGGCGAGCGGCATCAAAGACATCAGCACCGAGAAAGTGGAGCAGGCGTTCCAGCAAGTGACCGATGACCGCCAGTACGAGATGAAAGCGAGCCACATCGTACCGAAATACGGTTCCAAATCGATCAAGATCAACACGAAAGTCGCCGAAATCAAGATCGGCCCCGAAGACTTACGTTACGTCAAACAAGTCAATTACAATGGCCGCCGCTGCATCCTGATCGAAGTCGAAGAGGATACGGTCGTGGAAGGGTTCAAGTTGTTGGCGGAGGAAGAATTGGAGTAG
- a CDS encoding sulfite exporter TauE/SafE family protein, with protein sequence MEFAAFIIIILIASILQTSTGFGFSILATPFLLLIFEPAEAIQINLILSLLISLALIAKVRKDVDIGVLKRFIVGSSLGLPVGMAVFLTIDLNSLKLIVSLLVLLLTFMLMLKFRITRNNKRDLFVGGISGSLTTSIGMPGPPILLYFSGTETNKETLRSTTLAFYLFIYSASLIIQVSFAGTNKTVWVSSLWAIPLVAAGLYLGQLLFTKINQQIFRVFTYIILLFTGSYLLLESVGGLP encoded by the coding sequence ATGGAATTTGCCGCATTTATCATCATCATACTGATTGCCTCAATTCTCCAGACAAGCACCGGTTTCGGGTTTTCCATTCTGGCGACACCATTTCTTTTGTTGATCTTTGAGCCGGCTGAGGCCATACAGATAAATTTGATCTTGTCTTTGCTCATTTCGCTCGCATTGATTGCAAAGGTTCGGAAAGATGTTGATATCGGCGTCTTGAAAAGGTTCATTGTCGGAAGTTCACTTGGCTTGCCTGTTGGAATGGCGGTCTTCTTGACGATTGATTTGAATAGCTTGAAACTCATTGTCAGCCTTCTTGTTTTGCTGCTGACCTTTATGCTCATGTTGAAGTTCCGGATCACTCGGAACAATAAGCGGGATCTGTTCGTCGGTGGAATTTCCGGTTCCTTGACGACCAGCATCGGAATGCCGGGACCGCCGATTCTGCTGTATTTTTCGGGAACGGAGACGAATAAAGAGACATTGCGGAGTACGACATTGGCGTTTTATCTCTTCATTTATTCGGCCAGCTTGATCATACAAGTGAGTTTTGCGGGAACAAACAAAACCGTTTGGGTCTCCAGTCTTTGGGCTATTCCTCTTGTCGCCGCAGGCCTATACTTGGGGCAATTATTATTTACGAAAATCAACCAGCAAATTTTTCGTGTTTTCACATATATCATCTTATTGTTTACAGGAAGTTATTTGCTGTTGGAGAGTGTGGGCGGGTTGCCATGA
- the ahpC gene encoding alkyl hydroperoxide reductase subunit C: MSLIGKEIQPFNASAYQAASGEFIEVTEESMKGQWSVVCFYPADFTFVCPTELEDLQSQYATLKELGVEVYSVSTDTHFTHKAWHDHSDAIGKIEYTMIGDPSQRISRGFDVLNEEEGLAQRGTFIVDPDGIVQAAEINADGIGRDASTLVGKIKAAQYVRNNPGEVCPAKWEEGGDTLKPSLDLVGKI, translated from the coding sequence ATGTCTTTGATCGGAAAAGAAATCCAACCATTTAACGCGTCGGCTTACCAGGCGGCAAGCGGTGAATTCATCGAGGTCACGGAAGAAAGCATGAAAGGCCAATGGAGCGTCGTGTGCTTCTACCCGGCAGATTTCACGTTCGTTTGCCCAACTGAACTTGAGGACCTCCAAAGCCAATACGCAACATTGAAAGAGCTTGGCGTGGAAGTATACTCTGTTTCTACAGACACTCACTTCACTCACAAAGCTTGGCACGACCACTCAGATGCAATCGGCAAAATCGAATACACGATGATCGGCGACCCGTCGCAGCGCATCTCACGCGGATTCGACGTTCTTAACGAAGAAGAAGGCCTTGCACAGCGCGGCACATTCATCGTTGACCCGGACGGCATTGTCCAAGCTGCAGAAATCAACGCAGACGGCATCGGCCGCGACGCCAGCACGCTGGTCGGCAAAATCAAAGCGGCACAATACGTGCGCAACAACCCAGGCGAAGTATGCCCGGCTAAATGGGAAGAAGGCGGCGACACATTGAAGCCAAGCCTTGACCTCGTAGGCAAAATTTAA
- a CDS encoding transporter substrate-binding domain-containing protein — MKRNAYVFATACLVGLAGTLAGCSSEETANADGEQVIRVGTQNDYPPFAFADDANQLTGYDVDMMKAVDEQLDGYTFEYVAVPWDSMFLALESNKIQAIADQVAKTPERQEKYLFTDESYFAAETVIAVKEGREDIQTIEDLEGKAVGALAGDSYTLLLEEYNETADEPIELKYSESGNPSEILQDVQNGRVDAYVNDPIMMNAVLEKNELGVEIVGQPLVNDDMGIVLKDEEKGEELKALIDPILKQLKENGTLSELSEKWTGGDYIPE; from the coding sequence ATGAAAAGAAACGCTTATGTATTCGCAACTGCCTGTTTAGTAGGTCTTGCCGGAACACTTGCCGGCTGTTCATCGGAAGAGACGGCAAATGCTGATGGAGAGCAAGTGATCCGCGTCGGGACGCAAAATGATTACCCGCCTTTCGCTTTTGCGGATGACGCCAATCAATTGACGGGCTATGACGTGGACATGATGAAAGCCGTCGATGAACAATTGGACGGCTATACGTTCGAATACGTCGCGGTGCCGTGGGACAGCATGTTCCTTGCACTCGAGTCGAATAAAATCCAGGCCATCGCTGACCAAGTAGCGAAAACGCCGGAACGCCAGGAAAAGTATTTGTTCACCGATGAATCGTATTTCGCAGCGGAAACGGTCATTGCAGTGAAGGAAGGCCGTGAAGATATTCAAACGATTGAAGATTTGGAAGGCAAAGCGGTCGGGGCGTTGGCAGGCGATTCCTATACCTTATTGCTTGAGGAATACAATGAGACGGCCGATGAGCCGATCGAATTGAAATACAGTGAAAGCGGCAACCCATCGGAAATTCTGCAGGATGTGCAGAACGGCCGCGTCGACGCATACGTCAATGACCCGATCATGATGAACGCAGTACTGGAAAAGAATGAACTCGGCGTGGAAATTGTCGGGCAGCCTTTGGTCAATGACGATATGGGCATCGTCTTGAAAGACGAAGAAAAAGGCGAAGAGTTGAAAGCTTTGATCGACCCGATCTTGAAACAGTTGAAAGAAAATGGCACTTTGTCCGAACTGTCCGAGAAATGGACCGGCGGCGACTACATCCCTGAATAA
- the ahpF gene encoding alkyl hydroperoxide reductase subunit F — protein MILDAQIKAQLKQYLQLLEGDVLLQVSAGSDKVSTDMIDLVEELSAMSPRIQMERAELERTPSFSVTRPGEDMGITFAGIPLGHEFTSLVLALLQVSGRAPKADPKTMDQIKALDGTYHFESYISLSCQNCPEVVQSLNLMSVLNPNITHTMIDGAAFKEEVESKDIMAVPTVFLNGESFSSGRMSLEELLAKLGSAPDASEFEGKEPFDVLVVGGGPAGASAAIYAARKGIRTGIVAERFGGQVMDTLSIENFVSVKHTEGPKFAASLEEHVKEYDIDLMNLQRAKRLEKKDLFELELENGAVVKGKTVILSTGARWRNIGVPGEEEFKNKGVAYCPHCDGPLFAGKDVAVIGGGNSGVEAAIDLAGITNHVTVLEYNAELKADSVLQDRLKSLPNVTVLTNARTQEITGTDKVNGISYIDLQTGEEKHVELSGVFVQIGLVPNTDWLGDFVERTPHGEIVIDQRGATNMPGVFAAGDCTNIPYKQIIISMGSGATASLSAFDHLIRSDIPVLV, from the coding sequence ATGATACTAGATGCGCAAATCAAAGCACAATTAAAGCAATACTTGCAGCTATTGGAAGGCGACGTGCTGCTCCAAGTGAGTGCCGGATCCGATAAGGTATCAACCGATATGATCGATTTGGTGGAAGAACTATCCGCCATGTCTCCGCGCATTCAAATGGAGCGCGCGGAGCTCGAGCGCACGCCGAGCTTTAGCGTCACCCGCCCTGGCGAAGATATGGGCATCACGTTCGCCGGCATCCCGCTCGGCCACGAGTTCACGTCACTCGTACTTGCTTTGCTTCAAGTGAGCGGGCGGGCCCCGAAAGCCGACCCAAAAACGATGGACCAAATCAAAGCGCTCGACGGCACGTATCACTTCGAGTCGTATATCAGCCTGAGCTGCCAGAACTGCCCGGAAGTCGTGCAATCACTCAATTTGATGAGCGTCCTCAACCCGAATATCACGCACACGATGATCGACGGCGCTGCATTCAAAGAAGAAGTTGAAAGCAAAGACATCATGGCCGTTCCGACAGTCTTCTTGAACGGCGAATCGTTTTCAAGCGGTCGCATGTCGCTTGAGGAATTGCTGGCAAAACTCGGCAGCGCACCGGATGCGTCCGAATTCGAAGGCAAAGAACCGTTTGACGTGCTCGTTGTCGGCGGCGGGCCGGCTGGTGCCAGCGCGGCGATCTATGCGGCGCGTAAAGGTATCCGCACCGGCATCGTCGCGGAGCGTTTCGGCGGCCAGGTGATGGATACCTTGAGCATCGAGAACTTCGTCAGCGTCAAGCATACGGAAGGCCCGAAATTTGCGGCCAGCCTCGAAGAGCATGTGAAGGAATACGACATCGACCTCATGAACCTGCAGCGTGCGAAACGCTTGGAGAAAAAAGATTTGTTCGAGCTTGAACTTGAAAACGGCGCTGTCGTCAAAGGCAAGACCGTCATTCTCTCGACAGGAGCCCGCTGGCGCAACATCGGCGTCCCTGGCGAAGAAGAATTCAAGAACAAGGGTGTTGCGTATTGCCCGCATTGCGACGGCCCGCTATTTGCCGGCAAAGACGTCGCGGTCATCGGCGGCGGCAACTCCGGCGTGGAAGCGGCGATCGACCTTGCAGGCATCACGAACCACGTGACGGTGCTGGAATACAACGCAGAGCTTAAAGCGGATTCCGTTTTGCAGGACCGCCTGAAGAGCTTGCCGAACGTTACGGTCTTGACGAATGCCCGCACACAGGAAATCACCGGCACCGATAAAGTGAACGGCATTTCCTATATCGACCTCCAAACCGGCGAAGAAAAGCATGTCGAACTATCCGGCGTCTTCGTCCAAATCGGCCTCGTGCCAAACACCGACTGGCTCGGTGACTTCGTTGAGCGCACTCCGCACGGCGAGATCGTCATCGACCAGCGCGGCGCCACGAATATGCCGGGCGTGTTCGCGGCAGGCGACTGCACGAACATCCCATACAAGCAGATCATCATTTCGATGGGCTCTGGCGCGACGGCTTCACTGAGCGCGTTCGACCATCTCATCCGAAGCGATATCCCTGTTTTGGTGTAA
- a CDS encoding amino acid ABC transporter permease, protein MENLLDLNFLIESFPAIISRLPVTIGIAVGSLLLSLVIGVAAALIKIYKVPVLSVITSIYISFIRGTPLLVQIYLVFYGIPKIIYFLQSEYGWLQSADVNSIAPEFYALMAFSINLGAYLSETIRSAIESVDRGQFEAAKAIGMTPVQMMLKIVFPQALTVAIPNLGNMFISTIKDTSLVFIIGVIDIMGQAKILGSRGLAFFEVYIAVSIVYWILCIAVERLLVKIEKRARRYERGIA, encoded by the coding sequence ATGGAAAATTTACTGGACTTGAATTTCTTGATCGAGAGCTTTCCTGCCATTATTTCCAGGCTGCCGGTCACGATCGGCATAGCAGTCGGCTCGCTGCTATTGAGTCTGGTCATCGGTGTGGCTGCGGCATTAATCAAAATCTACAAAGTGCCTGTGCTCAGTGTCATCACGTCGATCTATATTTCCTTTATCCGGGGCACGCCGTTATTGGTGCAGATTTACCTGGTGTTTTACGGGATTCCGAAAATCATTTATTTTCTCCAGAGTGAATACGGATGGCTTCAGTCGGCAGACGTCAATAGCATCGCTCCGGAATTCTATGCCTTGATGGCCTTTTCCATCAATTTGGGCGCGTATTTATCCGAGACGATCCGTTCGGCGATCGAATCGGTCGACCGCGGGCAGTTCGAAGCCGCCAAAGCGATCGGCATGACGCCTGTGCAGATGATGCTGAAGATCGTCTTCCCGCAGGCCTTGACAGTAGCGATCCCGAATCTCGGCAATATGTTCATCAGCACGATCAAAGACACTTCGCTCGTGTTTATCATCGGCGTCATCGATATCATGGGGCAGGCAAAAATCCTCGGCTCCCGCGGCTTGGCGTTCTTTGAAGTGTATATCGCCGTCTCGATCGTCTATTGGATCTTATGCATTGCCGTCGAGCGCTTATTGGTGAAGATCGAGAAACGTGCACGCAGATATGAAAGAGGGATTGCCTGA
- a CDS encoding AEC family transporter, producing the protein MIVSEIINVILPVFILLGIGFFIGRFMDIEKKPVSDLCIYVFSPALFFHSVTTSSLDLGDLGKIVLFAVLLFALFAMLIKLLGIVFGWDLSYRNTMMLASAFPNTGNYGLPIVLFAFGDEGMAIAIIYVVMQSLLMNSAGIFYASNHADVSKKAIFITIIRMPGFIAITIGLVLKITDIAIPEALGNATGLLGQAAVPVLLTLLGITLASIQIKTVLKFIGTAAVLKLVAFPAIAFGLLAWLYPAGSLEAKVLLISAATPAAATTTLLAMKFNMNPDMVSSAMFVSTLASIVTIPALLLFL; encoded by the coding sequence GTGATTGTCAGTGAAATCATCAATGTCATTTTGCCGGTCTTTATCTTGCTCGGCATCGGCTTTTTTATCGGCCGGTTCATGGACATCGAAAAGAAGCCGGTGTCGGATTTGTGCATCTACGTGTTCAGCCCGGCCTTGTTTTTCCATTCCGTCACGACGTCTTCGCTGGATTTGGGCGATTTGGGGAAAATTGTGCTGTTTGCGGTGTTGTTGTTCGCCCTGTTTGCGATGCTGATTAAGCTTCTCGGCATCGTATTTGGGTGGGATCTGTCGTACCGCAATACGATGATGCTCGCGAGCGCGTTTCCGAACACCGGGAATTACGGCTTGCCGATTGTGTTGTTCGCCTTTGGGGACGAGGGGATGGCGATTGCGATCATTTATGTCGTCATGCAATCTTTGCTGATGAATTCGGCTGGCATCTTTTACGCTTCAAACCATGCCGATGTGTCGAAGAAGGCGATTTTCATTACCATCATCCGCATGCCTGGGTTTATTGCCATCACGATCGGGCTGGTTCTGAAAATAACGGACATTGCGATCCCCGAGGCGCTCGGCAATGCGACGGGCTTACTTGGGCAGGCGGCCGTGCCGGTGCTGTTGACGCTGCTCGGCATTACCTTGGCATCGATCCAGATCAAGACCGTGCTGAAGTTCATCGGGACGGCGGCCGTGCTGAAATTGGTCGCGTTCCCGGCCATCGCGTTCGGGCTGTTGGCCTGGCTCTATCCGGCAGGGTCACTCGAAGCAAAAGTGCTGCTTATTTCCGCGGCGACTCCGGCGGCTGCCACGACGACACTGTTGGCCATGAAGTTCAATATGAACCCGGATATGGTGTCGAGCGCGATGTTCGTCAGCACTTTGGCAAGCATCGTCACGATTCCGGCATTGCTGCTTTTTCTATAG
- a CDS encoding 2-hydroxycarboxylate transporter family protein: MKETNKIPPQLPARSLKDKFTIFNMPFLWFGVFAVIALYAMYTENLPAGMIGALLITMVLGELLGWFGNHMPIVRTFLGGGAIVAIFGSAYMVYSGLMPESTTAGITEFMKDGDFLNFYIAALITGSILGMESKILVKAGVRYALPLLAAVAGAVGLAALVGMVLGFSVQEAVLVIAMPIMGGGMGAGAVPMSQVYSEMLGNEPGYYLSILVPALALGNVFAIILASVLNMIGNKYPSLTGNGQLIRNFHYEKKETPSYDLAKMGIGVLAAVSFYILGNILGDFIPLHPYAIMIILVAALKVANVMPEIIVEGASQWYEFVARNWTNALLVGIGVAYTDLEAVLNALSIQYVLIVLAVVIGAVIGSGVVGKFMGFYPIEAAITAGLCMANMGGTGDVAVLSAARRMELMPFAQISSRLGGALILLLASVFIPFFI; this comes from the coding sequence ATGAAGGAAACAAATAAGATCCCGCCGCAGCTGCCGGCGAGAAGTTTGAAAGACAAATTCACGATTTTCAATATGCCATTCCTCTGGTTTGGGGTGTTCGCGGTCATTGCGCTGTATGCGATGTATACCGAAAACTTGCCGGCCGGCATGATCGGCGCGTTGCTCATCACCATGGTGCTCGGCGAATTATTGGGCTGGTTCGGCAATCATATGCCGATCGTCCGCACGTTCCTCGGAGGCGGCGCGATCGTCGCTATTTTCGGATCCGCTTATATGGTCTATAGTGGTCTTATGCCGGAAAGCACGACGGCGGGGATTACGGAATTCATGAAAGACGGCGATTTCCTCAACTTCTATATTGCGGCATTGATTACGGGCAGTATTTTGGGGATGGAATCGAAGATCCTGGTGAAAGCGGGCGTTCGCTACGCCTTGCCATTGCTTGCTGCGGTGGCAGGGGCGGTTGGCCTGGCTGCGTTGGTCGGGATGGTATTAGGGTTCAGCGTCCAGGAAGCGGTGCTCGTCATCGCCATGCCGATCATGGGCGGCGGCATGGGCGCAGGCGCTGTGCCGATGTCCCAAGTGTATTCAGAAATGCTTGGCAATGAACCCGGGTATTACCTGTCGATTTTAGTGCCGGCCTTGGCGCTCGGGAATGTTTTCGCGATCATCTTGGCGAGTGTCTTGAACATGATCGGCAATAAATACCCGAGCTTGACGGGGAATGGCCAGCTGATCCGCAATTTCCATTACGAGAAAAAAGAAACGCCGAGCTACGATTTGGCGAAAATGGGCATCGGGGTCTTGGCTGCTGTGTCGTTCTATATTCTAGGGAATATATTGGGCGACTTCATCCCGCTTCACCCGTATGCCATCATGATTATTTTGGTGGCAGCGCTGAAAGTCGCCAATGTCATGCCGGAAATTATTGTAGAAGGCGCGAGCCAGTGGTATGAGTTCGTGGCGCGCAACTGGACCAACGCCTTGCTAGTGGGCATCGGGGTCGCGTATACGGATCTCGAAGCCGTGCTGAATGCCTTGAGCATACAATATGTCCTTATCGTCTTGGCGGTCGTCATCGGTGCCGTCATCGGTTCCGGCGTGGTCGGGAAGTTCATGGGCTTCTACCCGATCGAAGCTGCCATCACAGCAGGGCTATGTATGGCGAATATGGGCGGAACGGGCGATGTTGCGGTACTGTCTGCAGCAAGACGCATGGAATTGATGCCATTTGCGCAAATTTCCTCCCGTCTCGGCGGCGCGTTGATCTTATTATTGGCCAGTGTATTTATACCGTTTTTCATTTGA